The Plasmodium falciparum 3D7 genome assembly, chromosome: 12 genome contains the following window.
ATGAAAATTCGAATATAAGCTCATccaaagaaaatgatatttCAGATGAGTAtagttcatataataatgattccTTATATAATTCGGATAATAGTGAAGTAGAAAAAATGTCTTCTTCTATGGATGAGGATGAATTAGATgaatatgatgatgatgatgatggtgaggacgaagaagaagaagaagaagaagaaaatagtGATGAAGATAAATACAAcgatacatattataataatgataataataataataacagtgATAAGTTTGTTGAGGGAGATAATCAAAAACATATTCAAGATGATATCTTAAATAAAAGTgttgaagaaataaaagatataggtaataattatttcaaaaataatgattatttaaatgctatttattattataataaagcattaaaaaaatgtaaagacaaaaatataaaaagtatattatattccaATAGAGCTgcatgtaatatttttttaaaaaaatggaataCTGTTATCGAAGATTGTAATAAATCTATACATCTAAATGATAACTTTGCAAAGTCTTATATAAGAAGAAGTAACGCCTATGAACagttacaaaaatataatgacgCTTCAAATGATTTAAATAAAGCATTAACAATCGATCcgaatttattaaaaaattatcaagTCAAACAAAGAAAACTTAAAGAATTAGCTGAACAACagttaaataaagaaaaagaagaaatggtaggaaaattaaaagattttGGAAACTTATTATTAGGAAAAGTAGGATTATCCCTAGATAATTTTGAAGTACAAAAAAATCCAAACAACGATGGATCCTTTAATATACAGTTCaagcaaaataaataataatcatcattaaaaaaaaaaaaaaaaaaaatattcatataccTACAATGAAATAATTTccatgtaataaatatatatttaaatcatttcattttataatatcttcatttttttttaattacattttttttcttgtttttgttatttttaataagacGCATGGAAacttcaaaataaaaaaaaaaaaaaaaaaaaagaaaacaaaaaaaaaattattttaatttgacTTTTTAGTATTAgccaataaataaataaataaatatatatatatatatatatatatatttctttaaaataGTTTTCGAATATGGGTATATAATTTTCCATAATAAAGGAAGaataacatattaaaaaaaataaatatttaaaggaaaaaaaaaaaaaaaaaaaaaaaaaaacattatattatttgataacCACGtggttttattaaaataaacaaaaaaaatgtaataaagttaaataaaaaaaaaaatatatataagtataaacACATTTACGTAGATCATCtttattgtaaatatatttacatttatatttttgatatttaatatgtataaatggGTAGCATTATTATCCCACGTATACAATatggaaatattatatatatatatatatatatagtaattcCATGtagacaaaaaaattaaagaaatatatggataaacattatatattttgcataaaatttaaaaaaataagaatgataaaataattccatataattaaagagtaattataaatatatataaatatatatatatatatatatatatatatatttatttatttatttatttatttatttatttatattttattttcttatgaatatatgtgtattaaaTAGTGTAACACATTTTTGACACTGAAGGAATCTATAGCATCAAAGCTTTGATCCGTAATGGATCCATTTTTAAATGTACTCAAAGTATGATTTGTAATTTTTGTAAATCCAAGAGCATTTCTACAATTTTTGCATTGTTTCAAGGTTGGAAAAACAATATCTTGGTTGAGGAattgttttttattaaaattattagaagGTGTTGATGTGTTGTTATCTATCATTAGCAAATCATACATCGATCTCAAGGTTACAGCATTATGTATTCTCCAGAGaaagataataaaagatTCTGCTGAATGTATATTACAATAAccataataacaaaatttttgtgcatttaaaaaatgatctaTACAATTCTgacaatttaaataattcttaGTATAATTTGTAATTGCttcaatataatatagataattatGTTTATCATGTTGTAAACAATAAACAgatattttatgatataataaccAATATGAACATAATACAGAATTTTGTTCACATAATTTAAAGGATATTAAATTggtatcattattattattattattataatctaatttatattcattaatataattaatattttcagtATATTTTATCCattcatcatattttatagGATAGGTAAatgaatttaatttatttataatatcatataaacCTTCTTctaaatcattatatatattagaaacTATACTTAACATGACAAGGAATGGttctatatattctttttgtaTATCTCTTCCTAatgatatatgtttttttaatgtaaataatataccaataataatatcatgttttatattatctttattaaaattaatatgatTGCTCCATCTCTctacattttctttattttcttcatagtCATAATTATTCTCAATAAAATCATCATTCATAACATTTACAGAATCTTTAATTtcctctttatttttatcattcttataaccaaaaagaaaatgatatatttcattcttctttttatttttcttttctggAAGTATATAGGAACTATTCATACATATCCTTAAgtcattataattaaagtttacatttttacataaatatttttctattaatattttaaaatcatatatattatcaattcTTTCAACTTCTCTATAAGCTAATAATAAGTCcccattatatttttccccTTCTATCATACTTGAAgggttaatatatttatattccttATCATTAATTTTGTCATATACTGGAAATAATAATCTAAAGGTAGGAAAATATAACACATCAAAATAACGACAATATGGAACAAGTAAATAACATGAACAatcaaatacaaataatgataCATTCTTCTCATATGTTAAGATTTTCTTTTCAACATCATtccatatattcatatatcgATTACAAGCTGGgcaataataattctttatatttattaatattacatcTCCATgtcttatattatttaacttACTCCAAAATTCATTTACTATAACATCAGCACCTTTACATACATTATCGCTTCTTACAATATTTAGATGTatccaaaaaaataaaaagtaaactGGTAACAGTAGTCTCACAGCATACGTCACTTTCATCgtttcatatttatcatgAGATAATCACAcgaacaataatataaataaataaaaatatatgtatatatatatatatatatatatatatatatatatttatttattttttatgttctcTTCTTTTTCCATGCCTAAcaaccatttttttttttttttttttttcttatttattttattacatatatatatatatatatatatatatatatcttttttttttttttattaattatatgctacacaaatgtattaatataaaataaagcaGACAAttgttaatttttaaaattactaaaaatatatgaacatatatattgtacaaaattataatttcaaaaaaaaaaaaaaaaaaaaaaaatgtgtatacaaaacatatataaataaatatatttattatatattttttttcatcttcccatttaattttaaataaatattctgAGCATGTAAATTGGATATCTACATtttcaaacatatataaataaaaattatatatatatatatatatatatatatatatatatatatatattatttttatccattCATCGCATGCTTTCATACAAAgctcattttatataaatagttATGTTATTTTGAATGCATTTACGTAATTTTTGGTGTGCTTgtattgattatatataattttttttttttttttctcattccCTTTTAagtataatgaaaaaaatattcataatcaTAAGGtaatttatttcattcttttataaaatattccacaaagatacatatatatatatatatatatatatattactactATTTAAAAGACAAAGAaggcatatatttatttcatcatatatattatatatatatataataatatgttaatgAAAGACGAGAAACaaggaaacaaaaaaaaaaaaaaaataataataaaataaaatcaataataaaaaaataatcttatatatatatattaatattatatatcgattattataaaattactaatatatgttcattttaaAGGTTCAGAATTTtctcatatttatataataaaatacatatccaattatatatatatatttatatgtatgaacttaaaaaaatatgctaaatacatttttcataatctatttaacatatattattatattacataaacattttttttaagaactcaaaaaaaaaaaaaatatatttatttatatataattaatatattatattcaaggATAGGAGATAAATCATATGAgccaaatatataataatatcattaaaaaaaagtgtaataaaaaactaaaaaataacaaaatagaataaaataatgtgattaaaattttatataaaacataatttttatatattaaaaaaaataaataataaataaataaatttatataaaataaacaagacatattttattatatatataaaaaaaaaatatatatatatatatatttatatatatgtacctaACTATTTACAGAAAATatcattgttattataatatacatataattttttttttttttttttttttttttttgttctctATTTAAAAAGTATTTGATTCCTCTCCAATAATTtgaattttaaataaataatataataataatataattttatataaaagagaaatatataatatttaatttttatatatttgtaaatataattagaaatatatttgtatatagaagttattttattttatatatatatatttatatataatattaaaaatattacacaaaaataatgataaataaaaaccCTTATagtgaaaagaaaaatgatataagTGACAAacttaattataaaaatataaatgatgtaAGTATACATGAATTAAATTGTTTGAAAAATAATCGAGCTGTATATTTGAAAAGAGgaaatatgttttttataaGTTCCAAAGAGGAAGCTTTAgaagtattaaaaaataaaagtacacaaatgaaataatatatatatatataaagtgaAGTATGAGGGAAATATTTACTcatcattatatttgtacctacaaaatatgatatatttttataaattgttTTAAACTCACAAGGTGtgatttatatgtatatatattataattcgaggttttaatttttatgtgGAATGTAACACGGACATGTTCATGTTCATACAaataagagaaaaaaaaaaaaaaaaaatataaaataaaactgGAACATACTATAGTTCCATTAAGTAATatactacatatatatatatatatatatatatatatatatatatatatatatatatatatatttatttatttatttatttatctatttatatgtatagcttacatttatatttatacaatatagaagaaaaaaaattatatgataaaattaaaacTCCAAATATTTTTCGTGTACATAATTTTAAACATCCTTATCGTTCTCGTTATCTCGAAAAATGTTGTCtacaatgaaaaaaaactaaaaaacaaaaattgcATGTTACCCAATAGGAGACACAAAAATGATCTTTTAAAAAGACAGGTGAAAAATAGAAaggtaattttatttaatgatcACAATAtcgaattaataaatttaaaacgaaaatataataaacgcacaaaatataaaaacctTGATGCATTTATAACAAACCTTAAAGTAACCCATGTTGTTAATCACAATAAAAGTATTATTActtatgttaaaaaaaaaaaacttttattttccaataaaatatataaccatTTTAATTATCCAGGATTTGATTTTAGcgtattaaaagaaaataataatgaacaaGATAAAAGTAGAATAGGTATAATAAAAACTCCAAGGGGTGATATAGAAACACCCAATTTTCTTTTCTGTGCAACAAAAGGGTGTATGAAATCAACACCAAtagattttattaaaaaatgtaatacaCAAGTTATATTATCGAATACATTTCATTTACTTATTCAACCCAAGcctcatattatttttcagtTAGGTGGGTTACATAAATTTATGAATTGGAATTCTCCTATTCTGACGGATTCAGGTGGTTATCAAATTTTTAGCATGTCCTTTGGATCTGTttcaaatgaaataaaaagaaaatgtgcAGGTACCCCtcaaataacaaaaatgtctataaagaataaaaaaaaagataatttaaataatgaagaagatcaagtgaataataattttataaataataattgtgaaaataatatgtataataaaaagggaaaatgcttatctaataataataatagtaataataataataataataataataataatagtgaaAAAAGTGTAACAGatacaaataatttaaacAAACAAATTATCTTAAAACTTAATGAAAAGGGAGCAgaatataaatcatattatGATGGTTCCATAGATTTATTATCACCTGAATCTTCTATACAATCACAATATTTATTAGGTAGTGATTTTATCTTGGTTTTAGATGAATGTACACCTTATCATGTTGATAAAATTTATACTGAAAAATCTATGCATAGATCTCATAGATGGTATGTAAGATGTTTAGCCGAATTTTATAAATcacaaaatatgaaaaattatcatgaatatttaaatgatatatataataaaaaatataaaacaaacgATAAATGGATCAAAAGAGACAAAAATAATCAAGCTATTTATGGAATAATACAAGGTGGTATATACCCAGACCTAAGACTAAAAAGTTGTGACTTTGTATATAACTTACCTTTTTTTGGGCTATGTATAGGTGGATGTTTAGGAAAAGATAAAGATATGATGTATGCAGTTATAAAACAAACTATGGATATTATAcatgatattaaaaaaaaaaaagaaaaaaatacttaCAAAGAAAAACCAATTCATTTATTAGGTATAGGTCAAATTaaagatattatttatgGTGTAAAACAAGGAATAGATACTTTCGATTGTGTTATTCCATCAAGATTAGCAAGACATGGATATTTcttatcaaaaataaaaactatTGAAactatagaaaaaaaattaaaaagaaagcttcaaaatgaatatataaaaattaaactAAGTATCTTTCAATCTGATAATCAACCTTTAGAAGAAGATTGTGCATGCTATACATGTCAACATTATTCAAGGGCATACCTACATCATCtctataaaattaatgataatTTATTGGGAACATTATTAACCATACataatgtttattatatgaacCACCTAATGCAAGATATAAGAAATTCTATTAAAGAAGGTAATATTAATCAAATAGAAcaaaagtatataaaaaagtgaAGTATATATAcactacaaaaaaaaaaaaaaaatatatgttaaaatggtacacaattattatatattacatatttgtaattattttattttattatattaatttttttttttttttttttttaagtttatcatatatatatttcaaataaatattttattttattttatttttattttattttattttattttattttttttttggtaaattattatgaaaaaacattaaaaaaaaataaattaaaaatattaaaacatcATTATCACAAGAGGAGAAAACGATttcataattatgataaaaaaaatataattcacaAATTAacgaattaaaaaaaaaaaatatattaaaatattaaaatgataaaataataataatatgtataaattataatacaatatatttctattcCCATTTccatttctattttttttgttctatttttttttcttttttctctaTACTTCGATATAATTAGAATCCTTTATAGATCTTCCCTTAccaataaattttttttgtccATCAtcctttttcttatatttattagaaTACTCATTTTGATTAACCGTATGTGGTCCTAAAATAAtggaataatattaaataaaatatacgaAATGTAatcatttatacatatttaataatatatataagaatatttgTAATTACAAATTATTACTTAGTGTGTCTAGGACAGAATTAGGTGCTTTCACACCACCAAATATGCTCTGCacgaaaaagtaaaaaaaaaaaaaaaaaatttaggattaataatataataaattctttatttatataatcaatatatgtttatttacttattttCCTTCTCTTACTTGAGTTACATGCCaacataaaaatgtattgGAACAAGTTAAAGTGGCATAGCatatcattaaatataaatcaatttttttaaaagtaaatattctacaaaaaaaaaaaaaaaaaaaaaaagagtaatataatatacgtattaatatattctaaaaaaatatatatgaaccatagaatgtataaatatttagttttttttttttaaattaaaaatatattacgcTTCCAAAACTATAAATATCGAAATTATACTCGAAACAAATAACATCCAATTATAAAACCTCTATTAGAAAACAAAAAGTGtaaaatgattattatattatatgtatacatatacatttcttatatttcattattccTTTTATTAATCTTTCTTTATCCAATTACCAAAAGTGAAGGTATATAAGAATTACCtatacacacaaaaaaaaaaaaaaaatatatatatatatatatatatatataatatatacaaattcatatataatatccaAATAAGCACATCAAGATACACACATGTATGCGTTACACATATTAGTTttcttaaataattatatattgtataactttttcattatatgttttttttttttttttttcatccttACCCATAAATGCAAACACAGGAAATATGCAAAAATACAgattcataaaaaataaccatctatataaaattttataataaaaaaaaaaaaaaaaaattacaggattaaaaagaatgaaataTGTACAAATATTTCAATAAGTCTaggtttataatattttatacataccCATATGACGATATTGGAGTTGTAAAaaaggtatatataaataatataaaaatataggaattataaaatagtaaaaaatatatatattttgtacacAAAATTTTTGTTTCTTCATCAGGTTCGTAACGTTCAAGTTTATCACGAATATTATCCATTTTACtatgatatttatatatctatatatgtatatgtatatttatatttatatttatatgtattatgatatattctTATGTTTTAAGgatttgaatatataaatgtataatttaaatgttACGTTAAAATGTGATTTAATTTAAACCAAAGATAAATctacataaaaaaacaaaaaaaaaaaaaaaaaaaaaaaagaaatattcaaatgatacatatcattataaatattatatatatatatatatatatatcaaatgtaaaaaagaatatttttgatttcttattttatttcatatttatttttgtattgttttttttcattcgATTTATTATTACTCTATAAGATTTTTcttagaaaaaaacaaaaaatatatatttatatatacaaataaatataatatgtattattatatatgtatagtaAAGATTgcaacaaatatatttatgccCTATTCTTTTTAGGAATATTTAGAAAATTTCcgaatttcaaaaaaaaaaatagaatttataatatatattatttataatcattttaaatacaatatcttaaaaaaatttttttttttttttttttttttttgtttatttttattttatggaaatattatatatatatatatatacatatattacacACTTCTTAttctaagaaaaaaaaaacttgcAAAATCATACAGAGCGtataatgtataaaataataatactacaaaaaaaaaaaaaaaaaaaaaaaaattaaatcatattaaaatatataaaagtatatatttttttcatagaCACACACAATATATCTGTTTCCTttccattttaaaaaattaaaaatacatagATATAACAaacataagaatatatataattaaatatattttctttctctgtttttttcttcttgtgtatttttacaatataaagacttagaaatattattttaatttgaaCTCCAATTTACATcagtttttttatatattttttttttttttttttttttttctataaaattaattcttaatgaataaaaagaaaCTTAAGGGTAAAAAGAAAGAAgctaaagataaaaaaagcAACAATAAATTGAAGAAATTAACAAATGGAGaattagaaaatattatcaaaacACAAAAAGAAGAACTTATTAGAATAAATCAAAAGAAACATCTTTTAGAAAAAAAGCTAGTtcgtataatatataatatacacacacactcatacaaaaataaaaaaataaaaaaataaaagtgtGACCAGAAAGaatatatcttataaatatttctgatcataatatttttttttttttttttctttattttccttttttaagagtgaaaaaaacaaagagtttgaaatatttaaaaatgaatacaaagaattgaaaaataaagtaaatgTAATTAATGAAGATTGTGAAAAGTTTGATGAAAAGATACAAGAAGAAGATAAAACTATCAAAAGTAAatctattttttataattttcaaaaTGAGGAAGAGTTGAAAAAGTTAGAAAAAGAGAAAGATAAtcttaaaaatttaattgaTGAGAGACATGAAGAAAcgatgaataatatattaaatcataTAGAACAACAACGTCTTAGTTtagattatgaaaaaaacaaaaattttgaagaaattaatgaattaaatatttctttcgATGTggtaattaaaaaaaaggaaaacaaaaggctttatataattaaatgtgttaatatgcttatatatgtaaatctaaatatattttttttttttgtatttgtaaatatgtctattattatttttattacattctCCACATTgcattcataaatataacaataataaataaataagtatatatatatatatatatatatatatatataatacaataaaattaaattgttATGGATGTAATATTATTCCTAATATAAtagttttataaatattggaAGTATAGTACAAAATGTAATTAACTATTAAATACCTgtccatataataaataaataaataaatatatatatatatgcatatattaataattccGCATTCTTCAGAGGATGCAAAATGTAGAAGAGTTATTCACAAAATATTTAGAAACATatgatatagaaaaaaaagaagaaatggATGATATAATAgagaattataaaattttggaaaggaatgaaataaattatatacaaaatatgtataatgatCATGTTAAGAGTATTAAAGAAATACATATGGTAGTTCTggagaattataaaaaatattatattgatcAACtcaaagaaaatataaagaaaataaaaagtttaaaagaaaaaataaatgaacttGAAATAAACGataaggaaataaaaaatgatttaagtgtacataataatgaatattattctatggtagaaaatataaaaaatttagaaTTGAAGAGGTATTACAtacaaatatgtaaataaataaatgaatatataaataaataaatatgtgtatatatatatatatatatatatattacatacttgtatataatatatttacctTATTTTTTCATCTATTTAATGTTGTTATTTAATAGAGAAAATTTGAAGAAGGACCTAAAGTTTTATTCCAAAGATTTcgtcatatataaaaacttaGAACTAATTTATAATGAAAGTGatgttcatataaaaaatttaaaacaaTTCTCACAAAGTTCAAGAGATAAAATTACTCAAGTGGAAAAAGAGTTAAAGAGAATATCTGAAGATGAATTAAATGTAGACGATTATTTtgaagatattaaaaaaaaaaatattcttttgaaaaaaaagatagaAAGTATTGATATTAATTTGGATGATATCAATAAAGAATTTCAATCTTATATAAAggagaataatataaaagatgaagATGTACAAAATG
Protein-coding sequences here:
- a CDS encoding sulfhydryl oxidase, putative encodes the protein MKVTYAVRLLLPVYFLFFWIHLNIVRSDNVCKGADVIVNEFWSKLNNIRHGDVILINIKNYYCPACNRYMNIWNDVEKKILTYEKNVSLFVFDCSCYLLVPYCRYFDVLYFPTFRLLFPVYDKINDKEYKYINPSSMIEGEKYNGDLLLAYREVERIDNIYDFKILIEKYLCKNVNFNYNDLRICMNSSYILPEKKNKKKNEIYHFLFGYKNDKNKEEIKDSVNVMNDDFIENNYDYEENKENVERWSNHINFNKDNIKHDIIIGILFTLKKHISLGRDIQKEYIEPFLVMLSIVSNIYNDLEEGLYDIINKLNSFTYPIKYDEWIKYTENINYINEYKLDYNNNNNNDTNLISFKLCEQNSVLCSYWLLYHKISVYCLQHDKHNYLYYIEAITNYTKNYLNCQNCIDHFLNAQKFCYYGYCNIHSAESFIIFLWRIHNAVTLRSMYDLLMIDNNTSTPSNNFNKKQFLNQDIVFPTLKQCKNCRNALGFTKITNHTLSTFKNGSITDQSFDAIDSFSVKNVLHYLIHIYS
- a CDS encoding queuine tRNA-ribosyltransferase, putative, producing the protein MIKLKLQIFFVYIILNILIVLVISKNVVYNEKKLKNKNCMLPNRRHKNDLLKRQVKNRKVILFNDHNIELINLKRKYNKRTKYKNLDAFITNLKVTHVVNHNKSIITYVKKKKLLFSNKIYNHFNYPGFDFSVLKENNNEQDKSRIGIIKTPRGDIETPNFLFCATKGCMKSTPIDFIKKCNTQVILSNTFHLLIQPKPHIIFQLGGLHKFMNWNSPILTDSGGYQIFSMSFGSVSNEIKRKCAGTPQITKMSIKNKKKDNLNNEEDQVNNNFINNNCENNMYNKKGKCLSNNNNSNNNNNNNNNNSEKSVTDTNNLNKQIILKLNEKGAEYKSYYDGSIDLLSPESSIQSQYLLGSDFILVLDECTPYHVDKIYTEKSMHRSHRWYVRCLAEFYKSQNMKNYHEYLNDIYNKKYKTNDKWIKRDKNNQAIYGIIQGGIYPDLRLKSCDFVYNLPFFGLCIGGCLGKDKDMMYAVIKQTMDIIHDIKKKKEKNTYKEKPIHLLGIGQIKDIIYGVKQGIDTFDCVIPSRLARHGYFLSKIKTIETIEKKLKRKLQNEYIKIKLSIFQSDNQPLEEDCACYTCQHYSRAYLHHLYKINDNLLGTLLTIHNVYYMNHLMQDIRNSIKEGNINQIEQKYIKK
- a CDS encoding GAS8-like protein, putative, yielding MNKKKLKGKKKEAKDKKSNNKLKKLTNGELENIIKTQKEELIRINQKKHLLEKKLSEKNKEFEIFKNEYKELKNKVNVINEDCEKFDEKIQEEDKTIKSKSIFYNFQNEEELKKLEKEKDNLKNLIDERHEETMNNILNHIEQQRLSLDYEKNKNFEEINELNISFDVRMQNVEELFTKYLETYDIEKKEEMDDIIENYKILERNEINYIQNMYNDHVKSIKEIHMVVLENYKKYYIDQLKENIKKIKSLKEKINELEINDKEIKNDLSVHNNEYYSMVENIKNLELKRENLKKDLKFYSKDFVIYKNLELIYNESDVHIKNLKQFSQSSRDKITQVEKELKRISEDELNVDDYFEDIKKKNILLKKKIESIDINLDDINKEFQSYIKENNIKDEDVQNVRKGINFCLNTYNREFDNLLYTQKKMKKKIKDTVNIYEKKLKDINIKKETT